A window from Drosophila nasuta strain 15112-1781.00 chromosome 3, ASM2355853v1, whole genome shotgun sequence encodes these proteins:
- the LOC132790820 gene encoding uncharacterized protein LOC132790820 isoform X2 yields the protein MATAQNYDETDNVPQNRETPNDRIRSKLAASRVENDKKIKKIEKELEERKEIISILRAILSNPNLSTMFRSGFQKFLDQMVQKSELQEEAVVDLKQRNEYINDDLMNLCEP from the exons AATTACGACGAGACAGACAATGTGCCGCAAAATCGGGAAACTCCAAACGATCGTATAAGATCAAAACTTGCAGCCAGCAGAgttgaaaatgataaaaagataaaaaaaatcgagaaGGAGCTTGAAGAACGAAAGGAGATAATATCAATCCTAAGAGCTATTCTGTCT AATCCCAATTTATCAACGATGTTTAGGAGTggtttccaaaaatttttagaTCAAATGGTGCAAAAGTCCGAGCTCCAAGAAGAAGCTGTAGTAGATCTAAAACAAAGAAATGAGTATATAAATGACGACTTAATGAACTTGTGTGAACCGTAA
- the LOC132790820 gene encoding uncharacterized protein LOC132790820 isoform X1, producing MKIIFFGLLIAVLVVYGHGSNYDETDNVPQNRETPNDRIRSKLAASRVENDKKIKKIEKELEERKEIISILRAILSNPNLSTMFRSGFQKFLDQMVQKSELQEEAVVDLKQRNEYINDDLMNLCEP from the exons atgaaaattatattttttgggcTGCTCATCGCAGTTCTTGTTGTGTACGGTCATGGATCT AATTACGACGAGACAGACAATGTGCCGCAAAATCGGGAAACTCCAAACGATCGTATAAGATCAAAACTTGCAGCCAGCAGAgttgaaaatgataaaaagataaaaaaaatcgagaaGGAGCTTGAAGAACGAAAGGAGATAATATCAATCCTAAGAGCTATTCTGTCT AATCCCAATTTATCAACGATGTTTAGGAGTggtttccaaaaatttttagaTCAAATGGTGCAAAAGTCCGAGCTCCAAGAAGAAGCTGTAGTAGATCTAAAACAAAGAAATGAGTATATAAATGACGACTTAATGAACTTGTGTGAACCGTAA